In the Peptoclostridium acidaminophilum DSM 3953 genome, one interval contains:
- a CDS encoding adenylate kinase — translation MRLVLLGPPGAGKGTQALSIVQKYDIPHISTGDIFRKNIKEGTELGKQAKDYMDKGLLVPDELVVEIVKSRLMEDDCKAGFLLDGFPRTVNQADELDKVLGGMNMNLDKVVNIEVDKSILIGRAVGRRMCRNCGAAFHIEFNPSKEAGKCDICGGELYLRDDDNEETVTKRIEVYLDQTTPLVEYYTQKGILVNIDGQQSIGKVLEDIVKALGSEA, via the coding sequence ATGAGATTGGTACTTTTAGGCCCTCCGGGTGCAGGTAAGGGTACACAAGCTTTAAGCATAGTTCAAAAATATGACATTCCTCATATTTCAACAGGCGATATATTTAGAAAGAATATAAAAGAGGGAACTGAACTTGGAAAGCAGGCGAAAGACTACATGGACAAGGGACTGTTGGTTCCAGATGAGCTTGTAGTTGAAATCGTGAAGTCAAGGCTTATGGAGGATGACTGCAAGGCCGGATTCCTGCTTGATGGATTTCCAAGGACAGTAAACCAGGCTGACGAACTGGACAAGGTTCTAGGCGGAATGAACATGAATCTCGACAAGGTAGTCAACATAGAAGTTGACAAGAGCATATTGATAGGCAGAGCCGTGGGAAGAAGAATGTGCAGAAATTGCGGAGCAGCCTTCCACATAGAGTTCAACCCTTCAAAAGAAGCTGGAAAATGCGACATTTGCGGTGGAGAGCTCTACCTGAGAGATGATGATAATGAAGAGACAGTGACAAAGAGGATAGAGGTTTATCTTGATCAGACCACTCCTCTTGTAGAATACTATACTCAAAAAGGAATACTAGTCAATATAGACGGACAGCAGTCTATAGGCAAGGTGCTTGAAGATATAGTTAAGGCTTTAGGAAGTGAAGCTTAA
- a CDS encoding KOW domain-containing RNA-binding protein, producing MENNEFKVGQAVKSKAGRDKGSIFFVIRVVDENYVMVADGDMRRIDNPKLKKVKHIVKLSTFSDELAKRLSGGDKINNAFLRRELEKLGLRS from the coding sequence ATGGAAAACAATGAATTCAAAGTGGGACAAGCAGTAAAATCTAAGGCCGGACGCGATAAAGGCAGCATATTCTTTGTAATTAGAGTAGTTGATGAAAACTATGTCATGGTAGCTGATGGAGACATGAGACGCATTGACAATCCTAAGCTTAAAAAAGTAAAGCATATAGTAAAGCTGAGTACTTTCTCAGACGAGCTAGCCAAAAGGTTGTCAGGCGGCGATAAGATAAATAACGCATTTTTACGAAGAGAACTCGAAAAATTAGGCCTTAGATCCTAA
- the rpsD gene encoding 30S ribosomal protein S4: MARYTEASCRLCRREGMKLFLKGDRCYTDKCAMKRSYPPGQHGQGRKKSSEYGIQLREKQKVKRIYGILETQFRNLFEKAEKMNGMAGENLLSLLERRLDNVVYRMGLANSRKEARQLVRHGHFTMNGHKANIPSMVVEVGDVIAVKERSRSSAKLKSLVENFTRVVPNWLEVNVEAMSGKVVSLPTREDIDLEIAEHLIVELYSK, translated from the coding sequence ATGGCAAGATATACGGAAGCATCGTGCAGACTTTGCCGTAGAGAAGGAATGAAACTATTCCTTAAAGGCGACAGATGCTATACAGATAAATGTGCAATGAAGAGAAGCTATCCGCCGGGACAGCACGGACAAGGCAGAAAAAAATCATCTGAATATGGTATACAGCTAAGAGAGAAGCAAAAGGTTAAGAGGATATACGGAATTCTTGAGACTCAGTTCAGAAATCTTTTTGAAAAAGCTGAAAAGATGAACGGAATGGCTGGTGAAAACCTACTTAGCCTTCTTGAAAGAAGACTAGACAACGTGGTTTACAGAATGGGCCTTGCTAACTCAAGAAAAGAAGCGAGACAATTAGTTAGACACGGACACTTCACAATGAACGGACATAAGGCAAACATTCCGTCAATGGTTGTTGAAGTAGGCGATGTTATAGCTGTTAAAGAAAGGTCAAGATCGTCAGCAAAGCTTAAGTCACTTGTTGAAAACTTTACAAGAGTTGTTCCAAACTGGCTGGAAGTTAACGTAGAAGCAATGTCAGGAAAAGTTGTTTCTCTTCCAACTAGAGAAGATATAGACCTGGAAATAGCAGAACATCTAATTGTAGAGCTATACTCTAAGTAA
- a CDS encoding type Z 30S ribosomal protein S14 gives MAKKSMVVKQQRGHKYSSREYTRCSICGRPHSVLKKFGICRICFRELAYKGQIPGVRKASW, from the coding sequence ATGGCTAAAAAATCAATGGTAGTTAAGCAACAGAGAGGACATAAGTATAGCAGCAGAGAGTACACAAGATGCAGCATATGCGGAAGGCCACACTCTGTGCTTAAGAAATTTGGTATATGCCGTATATGTTTTAGAGAACTGGCTTACAAGGGTCAAATACCTGGTGTAAGGAAAGCCAGCTGGTAA
- the rpmD gene encoding 50S ribosomal protein L30 — protein MANLNIKLVKSAIGTKPNQKKTIEALGFKKREQVVVKPDNAQIRGMINVVKHLVEVTEA, from the coding sequence ATGGCTAACTTGAATATAAAATTAGTTAAGAGTGCAATAGGAACTAAACCTAATCAGAAAAAAACTATAGAAGCTCTTGGATTCAAAAAGAGAGAGCAGGTAGTTGTAAAACCTGATAACGCACAAATAAGAGGAATGATAAACGTAGTTAAGCATTTAGTTGAAGTTACAGAAGCATAA
- the rpsH gene encoding 30S ribosomal protein S8 yields the protein MTMTDPIADMLTRVRNANSIKRDTVDIPASNIKKEIARILLEEGFVKGYDVIEDGKQGIIRIQLKYSADGSRVMSGIKRISKPGMRVYAGKYDIPKVLNGLGISIISTSNGILTDKQARNEGVGGEVICYVW from the coding sequence ATGACAATGACAGATCCAATAGCAGATATGCTGACACGTGTGAGAAATGCTAACTCAATAAAGCGTGATACTGTTGACATACCTGCTTCAAATATAAAGAAAGAAATAGCAAGAATCCTTCTTGAGGAAGGGTTTGTAAAAGGCTATGATGTAATCGAGGACGGAAAGCAAGGAATAATAAGAATACAGCTTAAATACTCAGCGGACGGAAGCAGAGTAATGAGCGGAATAAAGAGAATATCAAAGCCAGGAATGAGAGTTTATGCTGGAAAATATGACATTCCAAAGGTGCTTAACGGACTTGGAATCTCTATAATATCTACATCAAACGGAATACTGACTGACAAGCAAGCAAGAAACGAGGGCGTTGGTGGAGAAGTTATCTGCTACGTTTGGTAA
- the rpmJ gene encoding 50S ribosomal protein L36, which produces MKVRPSVKPICEKCKIIKRKGRVMVICENPKHKQKQG; this is translated from the coding sequence ATGAAAGTCAGACCATCTGTAAAGCCTATCTGTGAAAAATGTAAGATAATTAAGAGAAAAGGTAGAGTAATGGTTATCTGCGAAAATCCAAAGCATAAACAAAAACAAGGTTAG
- the map gene encoding type I methionyl aminopeptidase codes for MIVIKSPNEIELMADAGRIVAEVHELLRERIKPGITTIELDEIAEKHIRGCGAEPSFKGYGGFPSSICASVNEQVVHGFPSTRALEEGDIISLDIGAYYKGYHGDAAKTHGVGNISDEDKRLIEVTRQSFYEGLKFAKVGFRLSDMSHAVQAYVEANGFSVVRDFVGHGVGANLHEDPQIPNYGPPGKGPRLQEGMVLALEPMVNAGSYHVRVLGDGWTAVTVDGKKSSHYEHTIAITKDEPRLLTCISR; via the coding sequence ATGATTGTAATAAAGTCGCCAAATGAAATAGAGCTTATGGCGGATGCAGGCAGGATTGTGGCCGAAGTGCATGAGCTTTTACGAGAACGCATAAAGCCTGGTATAACCACAATTGAACTCGATGAAATTGCGGAAAAACATATAAGAGGCTGCGGAGCAGAACCTTCCTTCAAAGGATACGGAGGATTTCCATCTAGCATATGCGCATCTGTGAACGAGCAGGTGGTTCATGGATTTCCAAGTACAAGAGCACTTGAAGAGGGCGATATAATAAGCCTTGATATAGGAGCTTACTACAAGGGTTATCATGGCGATGCGGCAAAGACCCATGGCGTCGGAAACATAAGTGATGAAGACAAGCGGCTTATCGAGGTCACAAGACAAAGCTTTTACGAAGGCTTGAAATTTGCAAAAGTCGGATTCAGGCTTTCGGATATGTCTCATGCAGTTCAAGCATATGTTGAGGCAAACGGATTTTCTGTTGTCAGAGATTTTGTAGGACACGGAGTGGGCGCAAATCTCCATGAAGATCCGCAAATACCCAACTATGGCCCTCCTGGAAAAGGCCCAAGGCTTCAGGAAGGTATGGTGCTTGCACTAGAACCTATGGTGAATGCAGGCAGCTATCATGTAAGAGTTTTAGGCGACGGCTGGACGGCGGTAACGGTTGATGGGAAGAAGTCATCCCATTATGAACACACTATCGCAATTACAAAGGACGAACCCAGGCTTTTAACTTGCATAAGCAGGTAA
- a CDS encoding energy-coupling factor transporter ATPase produces the protein MENIISVEGVEFEYAKEDGTLKALDGIDMGISSGEFIAVIGHNGSGKSTLAKHLNAILKPTRGTVTVKGMDTRDDSRLWDIRQAAGMVFQNPDNQIVATVVEEDVAFGPENLGIESGEIRRRVKEALEAVDMYEFREKGPHLLSGGQKQRVAIAGVIAMKPDCIIFDESTAMLDPSGRIEVMSTIRKLNKQEGITIIHITHFMEEAVDADRVIVMEEGRIVMQGRPREIFVQVEKLKGLGLDVPFMTELAYELGKAGIKIDSDILTVDEMVNSLCL, from the coding sequence ATGGAAAATATAATAAGCGTTGAAGGCGTTGAGTTTGAATATGCAAAAGAGGATGGAACGCTAAAGGCTCTTGATGGCATAGACATGGGCATAAGCAGCGGCGAATTCATAGCTGTAATCGGGCATAACGGTTCCGGCAAGTCAACACTCGCAAAGCATCTTAACGCAATACTCAAGCCGACTAGAGGAACTGTAACAGTCAAGGGCATGGATACAAGAGACGACTCGAGGCTTTGGGATATAAGACAGGCTGCGGGTATGGTATTCCAGAATCCTGACAATCAGATAGTGGCCACTGTAGTCGAGGAGGATGTAGCCTTTGGACCTGAGAACCTGGGAATAGAGTCCGGCGAGATCAGAAGGCGTGTCAAGGAAGCTCTTGAAGCTGTCGACATGTACGAATTTAGAGAAAAAGGGCCACATCTGCTCTCGGGAGGACAAAAACAAAGGGTGGCAATAGCTGGAGTAATTGCTATGAAGCCGGACTGCATAATATTTGACGAGTCAACCGCAATGCTCGATCCTTCCGGCAGAATAGAGGTAATGAGCACAATAAGGAAACTCAACAAGCAGGAAGGGATTACTATAATACACATAACTCACTTCATGGAGGAGGCGGTAGACGCCGACCGGGTCATAGTTATGGAGGAAGGACGCATAGTGATGCAAGGAAGGCCGCGCGAGATATTCGTACAGGTAGAGAAGTTAAAGGGCCTGGGGCTTGACGTTCCGTTCATGACGGAGCTTGCGTACGAGCTGGGCAAGGCCGGAATAAAAATTGACAGTGACATACTTACTGTAGATGAGATGGTGAACAGCTTATGTCTATAA
- the rpsE gene encoding 30S ribosomal protein S5, with protein sequence MARNFIDARQLDMKEKVIEIRRVTKVVKGGRNFRFAALVVVGDENGKVGMGTGKAMEVPEAIRKAIEDAKRNLIEVPIVGTTIPHDVVGHFGAGKVLIMPAREGTGVISGGPVRAVLELAGLKDVRAKSLGSNNSRNMVNATMDGLKQLKTVEQIATLRGKKVEDLLG encoded by the coding sequence ATGGCTCGCAACTTTATAGATGCAAGACAGCTTGACATGAAAGAAAAAGTAATCGAAATAAGACGTGTTACTAAAGTTGTTAAAGGCGGTAGAAACTTTAGATTTGCTGCTCTTGTAGTAGTAGGAGACGAAAACGGAAAAGTTGGAATGGGTACTGGAAAAGCAATGGAAGTGCCTGAAGCAATAAGAAAAGCAATAGAGGATGCAAAGAGAAACCTTATTGAAGTGCCAATAGTTGGAACTACAATCCCTCACGATGTTGTAGGTCACTTCGGCGCAGGAAAGGTTCTTATAATGCCAGCAAGAGAAGGTACAGGAGTTATATCTGGAGGACCTGTTCGTGCGGTTCTCGAACTTGCAGGACTTAAAGACGTTAGAGCAAAATCACTTGGATCGAACAACTCTAGAAACATGGTAAATGCAACCATGGATGGACTTAAGCAGCTAAAGACTGTTGAGCAGATAGCTACGCTTAGGGGCAAAAAGGTTGAAGATCTTCTAGGATAG
- the rplF gene encoding 50S ribosomal protein L6 — MSRIGFKPIDVPAGVEINIDENNVVTVKGPKGQLSEAIDSAMKIAINENVLVVERPTENKKHKSLHGLSRTLISNMVEGVTKGYEKKLEIVGVGYRVQKQGKKLVLSLGFSHPVEMEDPAGIETEAPTQTEIIVRGINKQLVGNYAAKIRDWRRPEPYKGKGIRYSGENVRRKEGKTGK, encoded by the coding sequence ATGTCAAGAATAGGTTTCAAACCAATAGATGTGCCAGCAGGCGTTGAAATAAACATCGATGAAAACAACGTTGTAACTGTCAAAGGACCTAAAGGACAATTGTCTGAAGCGATTGACAGCGCAATGAAAATAGCTATAAATGAAAACGTACTGGTAGTTGAAAGACCTACTGAAAACAAGAAGCACAAATCTCTTCACGGACTTTCAAGAACTCTTATATCAAACATGGTTGAAGGCGTTACTAAAGGATATGAGAAGAAGCTTGAAATAGTTGGCGTAGGTTACAGGGTTCAAAAGCAAGGGAAAAAACTTGTCCTAAGCCTTGGCTTCTCTCACCCAGTTGAAATGGAAGATCCAGCGGGAATAGAAACAGAAGCTCCAACTCAAACTGAGATAATAGTAAGAGGAATAAACAAGCAGCTTGTAGGCAACTATGCTGCCAAGATAAGAGACTGGAGAAGACCGGAGCCATACAAAGGCAAAGGAATCAGATACTCTGGTGAGAATGTAAGACGTAAAGAAGGTAAAACAGGTAAATAG
- a CDS encoding DNA-directed RNA polymerase subunit alpha, with protein MIEIEKPKVEIVELSQDGKYGTFVVEPLERGYGITIGNALRRILLSSLPGVAVTSAKIDGVLHEFSTIPGVKEDVTEMILSLKELSAKIDGDGPRTLIIDAEGEGVITAGDIICPPDVEILNSDLHIATMEKGSKLYMEINVDKGRGYVSAENNKTSSMPIGVIPIDSIYTPVEKVSYKVENTRVGQITDYDKLILEVWTNGSINPQEGISLAAKILVEHLNLFIDLTQHVGNVEIMVEKEEDKKEKVLEMTIEELDLSVRSYNCLKRAGINTVEELTSKTEEDMMKVRNLGKKSLEEVDRKLLELGLGLKPSED; from the coding sequence ATGATTGAAATAGAAAAACCCAAAGTGGAAATTGTCGAGCTCAGCCAGGATGGAAAGTACGGCACGTTCGTAGTAGAACCTTTGGAAAGAGGTTATGGAATCACAATAGGCAATGCCCTAAGAAGAATACTGCTTTCTTCACTTCCTGGAGTTGCAGTAACATCTGCAAAGATAGACGGAGTTCTTCATGAATTTTCGACTATACCCGGAGTAAAAGAGGATGTAACAGAAATGATACTTTCCCTAAAGGAGCTTTCGGCTAAGATTGACGGTGACGGACCAAGGACGCTCATAATCGACGCTGAAGGAGAAGGAGTTATAACTGCGGGCGACATAATATGTCCTCCGGATGTTGAGATACTCAACTCCGACTTGCATATAGCGACTATGGAAAAAGGCTCTAAACTCTACATGGAAATCAATGTGGACAAGGGAAGAGGCTATGTATCTGCAGAAAACAACAAAACAAGCAGCATGCCAATAGGTGTAATACCTATAGATTCAATATACACACCTGTTGAAAAGGTAAGCTATAAGGTTGAAAATACAAGAGTCGGTCAGATAACTGACTATGACAAGCTCATACTCGAGGTATGGACTAATGGCAGCATAAACCCTCAGGAAGGGATTTCGCTGGCGGCAAAAATTCTTGTGGAGCACCTCAATCTGTTCATAGACCTTACTCAGCATGTGGGTAATGTTGAAATAATGGTGGAAAAAGAAGAGGACAAGAAAGAAAAGGTTCTTGAGATGACAATAGAGGAGCTTGATCTTTCAGTAAGATCGTACAACTGCCTCAAGAGGGCTGGAATCAATACTGTGGAAGAGCTCACATCAAAGACAGAAGAAGATATGATGAAGGTTAGAAACTTAGGAAAGAAATCGCTTGAAGAGGTTGATAGAAAGCTTTTAGAGCTTGGCCTGGGTCTCAAACCGAGTGAAGATTAG
- the rplR gene encoding 50S ribosomal protein L18 produces the protein MFKKASKNEARLKRHKRVRAKVAGTPERPRLSVFRSLNNIYVQIIDDVAGNTLVSASSLDKEIKDSAESTGNKAAAKLVGQLAAKKALEKGISEVVFDRGGYIYHGRVQEVAEGAREGGLKF, from the coding sequence GTGTTTAAAAAGGCAAGCAAAAACGAAGCTAGGCTAAAAAGACACAAAAGAGTTCGCGCAAAAGTAGCTGGAACTCCTGAAAGACCTAGACTAAGCGTATTTAGAAGTCTTAATAACATATATGTTCAAATTATAGATGACGTAGCTGGAAACACTCTAGTATCAGCTTCTTCTCTTGATAAAGAAATAAAAGACAGCGCTGAGTCAACAGGCAACAAGGCAGCTGCTAAGCTTGTTGGACAACTTGCAGCTAAGAAGGCTCTTGAAAAGGGCATATCGGAAGTTGTATTTGACCGTGGCGGATATATTTATCACGGAAGAGTTCAGGAAGTAGCAGAGGGAGCAAGAGAAGGCGGCCTCAAGTTTTAA
- the infA gene encoding translation initiation factor IF-1, with amino-acid sequence MAKKDVIELEGTVVESLPNAMFKVKLENDHVVLAHISGKLRMNFIRILPGDKVTIEMSPYDLTRGRIVWRKK; translated from the coding sequence ATGGCCAAAAAAGATGTAATTGAACTTGAAGGAACCGTTGTTGAGTCTTTGCCGAATGCAATGTTCAAGGTAAAGCTGGAGAACGATCATGTTGTTCTTGCACATATCTCGGGAAAACTAAGAATGAACTTTATAAGGATACTTCCGGGAGATAAAGTTACCATAGAAATGTCTCCTTACGACCTTACAAGGGGAAGGATAGTATGGCGCAAGAAGTAG
- the rpsM gene encoding 30S ribosomal protein S13: MARIAGVDLPRDKRVEIGLTYIYGVGRNTSNKIISAAGINADTRIKDLTEDEVNTLRRIIDEDYVVEGDLRREIALNIKRLKDIKCYRGIRHIKGLPLRGQKTKTNARTRKGPKRTVSRKKKK, encoded by the coding sequence ATGGCGAGAATCGCTGGAGTCGATCTACCAAGAGATAAGAGAGTGGAAATCGGTCTAACTTATATATACGGTGTCGGAAGAAATACTTCAAACAAGATAATATCAGCTGCTGGAATAAATGCTGATACTCGAATCAAGGATCTTACTGAAGATGAAGTAAACACACTAAGAAGAATAATAGACGAAGATTATGTTGTTGAGGGCGATCTGAGAAGAGAAATAGCGCTTAACATCAAGAGACTTAAAGATATCAAATGTTACAGAGGAATTCGTCACATTAAGGGTCTTCCTTTGAGAGGTCAAAAGACTAAGACTAATGCAAGGACTAGAAAAGGACCTAAGAGAACTGTTTCTCGTAAAAAGAAAAAATAG
- the secY gene encoding preprotein translocase subunit SecY, which yields MLSTLKNAWKIPDLRKRLLYTLMMIVIFRIGASIPVPGINIDYVRQVVENAGILSFYDLVAGGAFSNFTIFALGVTPYITASIIMQLLTIALPSVEEMAKSGEEGRKKMAQFTRYGTIVLALMQAVGISVGLFRNALISPDFFSTLVVILTLTAGTAFLMWLGEKVTENGIGNGMSLIIFIGIISRAPGAILNSLQLVKSGELNPIKLVVFAVLALAIIVSVIAIQQGQRRIPVQYAKRVVGRKMYGGQSTHIPIKVNQAGVIPVIFAVSVLYFPQTIALFVKGGFQEFITKWFSPAASPGVWIYISFEALLIIFFTYFYTAIMFNPVDVANNMKNNGGFIPGIRPGKPTADFLQGVSSRLTFAGAIFLALVAALPSMMIQFGNLPFQFGGTSLLIVVGVALETMKQVEQQMLMRHYQGFLK from the coding sequence TTGCTTTCTACCTTGAAAAATGCTTGGAAGATTCCTGATCTGAGAAAAAGACTGTTGTATACACTTATGATGATAGTGATATTCAGGATAGGTGCTTCAATACCAGTGCCTGGCATAAACATAGATTATGTAAGGCAGGTAGTTGAAAACGCCGGCATACTCTCGTTCTACGATCTGGTTGCCGGAGGAGCATTTTCAAACTTTACAATATTCGCACTCGGTGTAACACCATATATTACTGCGTCAATCATAATGCAGCTGCTTACAATAGCCCTGCCAAGCGTTGAAGAAATGGCTAAGTCGGGCGAAGAAGGCAGAAAAAAGATGGCGCAGTTCACAAGATATGGAACAATAGTGCTTGCACTCATGCAGGCGGTAGGCATAAGCGTCGGACTTTTCAGGAACGCGCTTATAAGCCCCGACTTTTTCTCTACACTAGTAGTAATATTAACGCTCACAGCGGGAACAGCCTTCCTTATGTGGCTTGGAGAAAAGGTTACTGAAAACGGAATCGGAAACGGCATGTCTTTAATAATATTCATAGGTATAATTTCTAGAGCTCCGGGTGCTATACTTAACAGCTTACAGCTTGTTAAAAGCGGAGAGCTCAATCCAATAAAACTAGTAGTATTTGCTGTACTAGCGTTGGCTATTATAGTTTCTGTAATAGCTATTCAGCAGGGACAAAGAAGAATTCCTGTCCAATACGCTAAAAGAGTCGTAGGAAGAAAGATGTATGGTGGACAAAGTACACACATACCTATCAAGGTAAACCAAGCGGGTGTTATACCGGTAATATTCGCAGTGTCTGTTCTTTATTTTCCACAAACAATAGCCTTGTTTGTGAAAGGTGGATTCCAGGAGTTCATAACCAAATGGTTCTCGCCAGCAGCGAGCCCCGGAGTTTGGATATACATTTCATTTGAAGCATTGCTTATAATATTCTTCACATATTTCTACACGGCTATAATGTTTAATCCGGTAGATGTTGCAAATAACATGAAAAACAACGGAGGATTTATTCCGGGCATAAGGCCAGGAAAGCCGACTGCGGACTTTCTGCAAGGCGTATCAAGCAGGCTTACTTTTGCAGGGGCGATATTCCTAGCACTTGTTGCGGCTCTGCCTTCGATGATGATACAGTTTGGAAACCTTCCATTTCAGTTTGGAGGAACATCGCTTCTGATAGTTGTCGGAGTTGCACTTGAGACAATGAAGCAAGTTGAGCAGCAAATGCTAATGAGACACTATCAGGGATTCTTGAAATAA
- the rplO gene encoding 50S ribosomal protein L15 has translation MKLHELKPAEGAVKSKKRVGRGTGSGHGKTATRGQKGQNSRSGGGVRPGFEGGQMPLFRRLPKRGFNNSVFEKVYSIINVDKLNGFEDGTEVTPALLVESGVIRKLEKDGVKILGNGKLEKNVSVKASKFTKSAVEKIEAAGGKAEVI, from the coding sequence ATGAAACTACATGAACTCAAGCCGGCGGAAGGTGCAGTAAAGAGCAAGAAAAGAGTTGGTAGAGGTACTGGTTCTGGACACGGCAAGACAGCAACTCGTGGTCAGAAAGGACAAAATTCTCGTTCTGGCGGAGGCGTAAGGCCAGGATTCGAGGGAGGTCAGATGCCTCTATTCAGAAGACTTCCAAAGCGTGGATTCAACAACAGCGTGTTCGAAAAAGTATATTCAATAATTAATGTTGATAAACTAAACGGATTTGAAGACGGAACTGAAGTTACTCCAGCGCTACTTGTAGAGAGCGGAGTAATAAGAAAACTTGAAAAAGACGGAGTTAAAATACTAGGCAACGGAAAGCTTGAAAAGAACGTGAGCGTGAAAGCTAGTAAGTTCACTAAGTCTGCTGTTGAGAAAATAGAAGCGGCTGGTGGAAAAGCTGAGGTGATCTAA
- the rplQ gene encoding 50S ribosomal protein L17, producing MAKERKLGRVTAHRNLMLRNLVTDLLRSGRIQTTETRAKEVRRVAEKMITLGKRGDLHAKRQALAYVLDRAVVTKLFDEIAKNYTERNGGYTRIMKVGPRRGDAAEMAIIELV from the coding sequence ATGGCTAAAGAGCGTAAGCTAGGTCGTGTTACAGCTCATAGAAATCTCATGCTTAGAAACCTTGTTACGGACCTTCTAAGAAGTGGAAGAATACAGACTACAGAGACAAGAGCAAAGGAAGTTCGTAGAGTGGCTGAGAAGATGATTACTCTTGGCAAAAGGGGAGACCTTCATGCTAAGCGTCAAGCACTTGCATATGTGCTAGACAGAGCGGTTGTTACAAAGCTTTTCGACGAAATAGCAAAGAATTACACTGAAAGAAACGGTGGATATACAAGAATAATGAAAGTTGGTCCAAGAAGAGGCGATGCAGCTGAAATGGCCATCATAGAGCTAGTATAA
- the rpsK gene encoding 30S ribosomal protein S11, with product MAKPKKVSRVKRRERKNIERGHAHVKSTFNNTIVSLTDVKGNVISWATAGQVGFKGSRKSTPFAAQMCAEEAAKAAMIHGLKSIEVFVKGPGAGREAAIRSLQAAGLEITMIKDVTPIPHNGCRPPKRRRV from the coding sequence ATGGCTAAGCCAAAAAAGGTTTCACGTGTAAAGAGAAGAGAGCGTAAAAACATCGAACGTGGACATGCTCACGTAAAATCTACATTCAACAACACAATAGTGTCTCTTACAGACGTAAAGGGAAATGTCATATCATGGGCGACTGCAGGACAAGTTGGATTCAAGGGATCTAGAAAGTCGACTCCTTTTGCTGCTCAAATGTGCGCAGAAGAAGCTGCAAAAGCTGCAATGATTCATGGCCTTAAGTCTATCGAAGTATTTGTTAAAGGACCAGGAGCCGGACGTGAAGCAGCGATAAGATCTCTTCAAGCGGCTGGACTTGAGATAACAATGATAAAAGACGTTACGCCAATTCCTCACAATGGATGTAGGCCACCAAAGAGAAGAAGAGTCTAG